From the Amycolatopsis thermoflava N1165 genome, one window contains:
- a CDS encoding succinate dehydrogenase/fumarate reductase iron-sulfur subunit produces the protein MKLVLKIWRQKDAADRGGLVRYEVDGLSPDMSFLEVLDVLNERLTAAGDEPVAFDHDCREGICGACGVVIDGTAHGPQAATTTCQLHLRHFADGQTVTVEPWRARAFPVVKDLVVDRGALDRIIEAGGYITAPTGSAPDAHATPVPKPAADVAFEAAACIGCGACVAACPNGSAMLFTAAKATHLGVLPQGEPERPARAVSMVAAQDAEGFGGCTNSGECTAVCPKGIPLDTIGRLNRDVLGAALRSG, from the coding sequence GTGAAACTCGTGTTGAAGATCTGGCGGCAGAAGGACGCGGCGGACCGCGGCGGGCTGGTGCGGTACGAGGTGGACGGCCTGTCGCCGGACATGTCGTTCCTGGAGGTGCTCGACGTGCTGAACGAGCGCCTCACCGCCGCGGGCGACGAACCGGTGGCGTTCGACCACGACTGCCGGGAAGGCATTTGCGGGGCGTGCGGGGTCGTGATCGACGGCACGGCGCACGGCCCGCAGGCGGCGACCACCACGTGCCAGCTGCACCTGCGGCACTTCGCGGACGGGCAGACCGTGACGGTGGAGCCGTGGCGGGCGCGGGCTTTCCCGGTGGTCAAGGACTTGGTGGTCGATCGTGGGGCGCTGGACCGGATCATCGAAGCGGGCGGGTACATCACGGCGCCGACCGGCAGTGCGCCCGACGCCCACGCGACGCCGGTGCCGAAACCGGCGGCGGACGTCGCTTTCGAAGCGGCGGCCTGCATCGGCTGCGGCGCATGTGTCGCTGCGTGCCCGAACGGTTCGGCCATGCTGTTCACCGCCGCCAAGGCGACGCACCTGGGGGTCCTCCCGCAGGGCGAGCCGGAGCGCCCGGCGCGGGCGGTGTCAATGGTCGCCGCGCAGGACGCGGAGGGCTTCGGAGGCTGCACGAACAGCGGCGAGTGCACGGCGGTGTGCCCGAAGGGGATCCCACTGGACACCATCGGCCGCCTGAACAGGGACGTACTGGGCGCGGCGCTGCGATCCGGGTGA
- a CDS encoding fumarate reductase/succinate dehydrogenase flavoprotein subunit, whose protein sequence is MSTVFVEGTPISDTRAPDVPLEQRWERRRFTARLVNPANRRRLSVIVVGTGLAGASAAATLAELGYQVRSFCYQDSPRRAHSIAAQGGINAAKNYRGDGDSVHRLFYDTVKGGDFRARESNVHRLAELSVRIIDQAVAQGVPFAREYGGLLDTRSFGGAQVSRTFYARGQTGQQLLLGAYQAMARQIHLGRIAMHPRTEMLDLVVVDGRARGVVVRNLVTGEVSTHVADAVVLATGGYGNAFHLSTNAKGCNATAIWRAHRRGALFANPCFTQIHPTCIPVSGGHQSKLTLMSESLRNDGRVWVPVAAGDTRPPSQIPEAERDYFLERRYPAFGNLVPRDIASRAVKSVCDAGRGVGPGGLGVYLDFADALERLGRDGVESRYGNLFAMYERITGDDPYRVPMRIYPAVHYTMGGLWVDYDLHSTIPGLFVIGEANFSDHGANRLGASALMQGLADGYFVLPTTIGDYLADGPFPAVGDVSGAQAEVEDRIARLLSVDGDRSAEDFHRELGAVLWEHCGMSRNETGLRKALELIPALREEFWSRLRVPGSGAALNQSLEKAGRVADFLELAELMCLDALHRTESCGGHFREESQTADGEARRDDAAFSYVAAWEFTGVGQPPVLHREALSFDHVTPSQRSYS, encoded by the coding sequence GTGAGCACTGTGTTCGTCGAAGGAACCCCGATCTCCGACACCCGCGCGCCGGACGTCCCGCTCGAACAGCGCTGGGAGCGGCGGCGGTTCACCGCCCGCCTGGTCAACCCCGCCAACCGGCGCCGGCTCTCGGTCATCGTCGTCGGCACCGGCCTGGCCGGCGCGTCCGCCGCGGCCACCCTGGCCGAACTGGGCTACCAGGTCCGCTCGTTCTGCTACCAGGACAGCCCGCGCCGCGCGCACAGCATCGCCGCGCAGGGCGGGATCAACGCGGCCAAGAACTACCGCGGCGACGGCGACAGCGTCCACCGCCTCTTCTACGACACCGTCAAGGGCGGCGACTTCCGGGCTCGGGAGTCCAATGTGCACCGTCTGGCGGAGCTGAGCGTGCGGATCATCGACCAGGCCGTCGCGCAGGGCGTGCCCTTCGCGCGGGAGTACGGCGGGTTGCTGGACACGCGGTCGTTCGGCGGCGCGCAGGTGTCCCGCACCTTCTACGCCCGGGGGCAGACCGGGCAGCAACTCCTGCTCGGCGCCTACCAGGCGATGGCGCGGCAGATCCACCTTGGACGGATCGCGATGCACCCGCGCACCGAAATGCTCGATCTCGTCGTGGTGGACGGCCGCGCACGTGGGGTCGTGGTGCGCAACCTGGTCACCGGCGAGGTCTCCACGCATGTCGCGGACGCGGTGGTGCTGGCCACCGGCGGGTACGGCAACGCGTTCCATCTGTCCACGAACGCCAAGGGCTGCAACGCGACCGCGATCTGGCGCGCGCACCGGCGGGGCGCGCTGTTCGCGAACCCGTGCTTCACGCAGATCCACCCGACGTGCATCCCGGTCAGCGGCGGGCACCAGTCGAAGCTGACGTTGATGAGCGAATCGCTGCGCAACGACGGGCGGGTGTGGGTGCCCGTCGCGGCGGGCGACACGCGGCCGCCGTCGCAGATTCCGGAGGCGGAGCGGGACTACTTCCTGGAGCGCCGGTACCCGGCGTTCGGGAACCTCGTGCCGCGCGACATCGCCTCCCGCGCGGTGAAGAGCGTGTGCGACGCGGGCCGCGGGGTCGGGCCCGGCGGGCTCGGGGTGTACCTGGACTTCGCGGACGCGCTGGAGCGGCTCGGCCGGGACGGTGTGGAGTCCCGCTACGGCAACCTGTTCGCGATGTACGAGCGGATCACCGGGGACGATCCGTACCGGGTGCCGATGCGCATCTACCCGGCCGTGCACTACACGATGGGCGGGCTGTGGGTGGACTACGACCTGCACAGCACCATCCCCGGCCTGTTCGTGATCGGCGAGGCGAACTTCTCCGACCACGGCGCCAACCGGCTCGGGGCGAGCGCGCTGATGCAGGGGCTCGCGGACGGGTACTTCGTGCTGCCCACGACGATCGGCGACTACCTGGCCGACGGCCCGTTCCCGGCGGTCGGCGACGTGTCCGGGGCGCAGGCGGAGGTCGAGGACCGGATCGCGCGGCTGCTGTCCGTGGACGGGGACCGGTCCGCGGAGGACTTCCACCGCGAGCTGGGCGCGGTGCTGTGGGAGCACTGCGGGATGAGCCGCAACGAGACCGGGCTGCGGAAGGCGCTGGAGCTGATCCCGGCGCTGCGCGAGGAGTTCTGGTCGCGGCTGCGGGTGCCCGGTTCGGGGGCTGCGCTGAACCAGTCGCTGGAGAAGGCCGGGCGGGTCGCGGACTTCCTGGAACTGGCGGAGCTGATGTGCCTGGATGCGTTGCACCGCACCGAATCCTGCGGCGGGCACTTCCGGGAGGAGAGTCAGACCGCCGACGGCGAGGCGCGGCGCGACGACGCGGCGTTCTCGTACGTGGCCGCGTGGGAGTTCACCGGGGTGGGTCAGCCGCCGGTGCTGCACCGCGAGGCGTTGTCGTTCGACCATGTCACCCCCAGTCAGCGGAGCTACTCGTGA
- a CDS encoding succinate dehydrogenase cytochrome b subunit, whose product MALLERSAPPRRLWSSTVGQKAIMAVTGLLLLLFVVAHMLGNLKFFVSAASFDHYAAWLRTILDSVLGHSGFLWLLRAGLVVCVVLHAVTAARLARRARAARPVRYAHRGRVQGDYAARTMRWGGVILALFVVYHVLDLTTGHLNPNGVPGAVHDNVVADFRLWYVTLVYTLAVVALGFHIRHGLWSALQSLGTSGAARRTAQGVALGVAVAVTAGYLSVPFAVVTGLAG is encoded by the coding sequence GTGGCCCTTCTCGAACGTTCCGCACCACCACGCCGGCTGTGGTCCTCGACCGTCGGGCAGAAGGCGATCATGGCCGTGACCGGCCTGCTCCTGCTGCTCTTCGTCGTCGCGCACATGCTGGGCAACCTGAAGTTCTTCGTGTCCGCGGCGAGCTTCGACCACTACGCGGCCTGGCTGCGCACGATCCTGGACAGCGTCCTCGGGCACTCCGGGTTCCTCTGGTTGCTCCGCGCCGGCCTGGTCGTCTGCGTCGTCCTGCACGCCGTCACCGCGGCTCGTCTGGCGCGCCGCGCTCGCGCCGCCCGGCCGGTCCGGTACGCCCACCGCGGGCGCGTCCAAGGCGACTACGCGGCGCGCACCATGCGCTGGGGCGGGGTGATCCTCGCGTTGTTCGTCGTCTACCACGTGCTCGACCTGACCACCGGGCACCTCAACCCGAACGGCGTGCCGGGCGCCGTGCACGACAACGTCGTCGCCGACTTCCGGCTCTGGTACGTGACGCTGGTCTACACGCTGGCCGTGGTCGCGCTCGGGTTCCACATCCGGCACGGGCTGTGGAGCGCACTGCAGAGCCTCGGCACGTCCGGCGCCGCGCGGCGCACCGCGCAGGGCGTCGCGCTCGGCGTCGCGGTCGCCGTGACCGCCGGGTACCTGTCCGTCCCGTTCGCCGTCGTCACCGGATTGGCCGGGTGA
- a CDS encoding LysR family transcriptional regulator, whose protein sequence is MTLQQLLYFLAVAETRHFTRAAERTYVAQPSLSKQVRALEDELGAPLFSRARGNVTLTPAGEALLPIARRIVADVDTARLEVAELVGLRRGRVRVGATPSLCVTVFADVLHRFHRDYPGIELVVEESGSKDLVRALTHGELDLAVLIAAGEEAALTLVPLLRERLVVASPAGVDLGAEVRLTELRDRPLVMFREGYDLRDTTLQACRAAGFTPVFAAQGGEMDAVLRFVEVGLGVAVVPSLVLAGRPALRGTPLTAPEITRTIALAQRTDVAPTNAARAFRETLLTHLEELHRAGTLPAGVELAGR, encoded by the coding sequence ATGACTCTGCAGCAGCTGCTGTACTTCCTGGCCGTGGCCGAGACGCGGCACTTCACGCGAGCCGCGGAGCGCACGTATGTGGCGCAGCCCTCACTGAGCAAGCAGGTCCGCGCGCTGGAGGACGAACTCGGCGCGCCGTTGTTCAGCCGGGCGCGGGGCAACGTCACGCTGACCCCGGCCGGCGAGGCGCTGCTGCCGATCGCGCGGCGCATCGTCGCCGACGTGGACACGGCGCGGCTGGAGGTCGCCGAGCTGGTCGGACTGCGCCGTGGCCGGGTCCGGGTGGGCGCGACGCCGAGCCTGTGCGTCACGGTGTTCGCCGACGTGCTGCACCGCTTCCACCGCGACTACCCGGGCATCGAGCTGGTGGTGGAGGAGAGCGGTTCGAAGGATCTCGTGCGGGCGCTGACGCACGGCGAGCTGGACCTGGCGGTGCTGATCGCGGCGGGGGAGGAGGCGGCGCTGACGTTGGTGCCCCTGCTGCGCGAGCGGCTGGTGGTGGCCTCGCCCGCCGGGGTGGACCTGGGCGCGGAGGTCCGGCTGACGGAGCTGCGCGACCGGCCGCTGGTGATGTTCCGGGAGGGCTACGACCTGCGGGACACCACCCTGCAGGCCTGCCGCGCCGCCGGGTTCACGCCGGTGTTCGCGGCGCAGGGTGGGGAGATGGACGCCGTGCTGAGGTTCGTCGAGGTGGGGCTCGGGGTCGCGGTGGTGCCGAGCCTGGTGCTCGCCGGGCGGCCTGCGCTGCGCGGGACGCCGCTGACCGCGCCGGAGATCACCCGCACCATCGCGCTGGCCCAGCGGACGGACGTGGCGCCGACCAACGCGGCGCGCGCGTTCCGGGAGACGCTGCTCACGCACCTCGAGGAGCTGCACCGGGCCGGGACGCTGCCGGCCGGGGTGGAGCTGGCCGGGCGGTGA
- the dxs gene encoding 1-deoxy-D-xylulose-5-phosphate synthase: MTLLESVHGPADLKRMGHGQLEHLAGEIRDFLVDKVRRSGGHLGPNLGVVELTLALHRVFDSPKDAIVWDVGHQCYVHKIVTGRHTEFDLLRQQGGPSGYPSREESEHDLVENSHASTALSYVDGLSKAFELAGGGRHAVAVVGDGALTGGMCWEALNNIAAEPGRPVVIVVNDNGRSYSPTIGGFAEHLASLRLQPGYERMLDGGRELLLNTPVVGKPIYAALHAAKAGIKDALSPQEMFSDLKLKYLGPVDGHDIAALEKAFQAAKAFGGPVVVHAVTEKGHGYPPAVNHEADQMHQTDPIDPETGLPKPKGLSWTAVFGDELARIGEEREDVVAITAAMLRSTGLHEFAERHPDRWFDVGIAEQHALTSAAGLAMGGMHPVVAVYSTFLNRAFDQLLMDVALHRQPVTLVLDRAGITGPDGPSHHGMWDLSLLGMVPGIRVAAPRDAQTLREELREAVAVSDGPTALRFSKGSVTESVPAVERIGVIDVLRRPREGAGADVLLVAVGAFAPLGLAAAERLADQGIGVTVVDPRWVLPVPRELVGLASEHRLVVTVEDSGRHGGFGSALASVLRDAECDVPLRDLAVPQEFLPHASREEVLASVGLTAQDVARRVTEWASNLIGEAQPAAAEAPTE; this comes from the coding sequence GTGACGCTGCTGGAGTCCGTGCACGGACCGGCCGACCTGAAGCGCATGGGACACGGCCAGCTCGAGCACCTGGCGGGGGAGATCCGCGACTTCCTGGTCGACAAGGTCCGCCGCTCCGGCGGCCACCTCGGCCCCAACCTCGGCGTGGTCGAGCTGACCCTGGCGCTGCACCGGGTGTTCGACTCGCCGAAGGACGCGATCGTCTGGGACGTCGGTCACCAGTGCTACGTGCACAAGATCGTGACCGGCAGGCACACCGAGTTCGACCTGCTGCGCCAGCAGGGCGGGCCGTCGGGCTATCCGTCCCGTGAGGAGAGCGAGCACGACCTGGTGGAGAACAGCCACGCCTCCACCGCGTTGTCCTATGTGGACGGCCTGTCGAAGGCGTTCGAGCTCGCCGGCGGCGGGCGGCACGCGGTCGCGGTCGTCGGGGACGGCGCGCTGACCGGCGGCATGTGCTGGGAGGCGCTGAACAACATCGCCGCCGAGCCGGGTCGTCCCGTGGTGATCGTGGTCAACGACAACGGCCGGTCCTACTCGCCGACGATCGGCGGGTTCGCCGAGCACCTGGCCTCACTGCGGCTGCAGCCGGGCTACGAGCGCATGCTCGACGGCGGGCGCGAGCTGCTGCTCAACACGCCGGTGGTGGGCAAGCCGATCTACGCGGCGCTGCACGCGGCGAAGGCCGGCATCAAGGACGCGCTGAGCCCGCAGGAGATGTTCTCCGACCTCAAGCTGAAGTACCTCGGCCCGGTCGACGGCCACGACATCGCGGCGCTGGAGAAGGCGTTCCAGGCGGCGAAGGCGTTCGGCGGGCCGGTCGTCGTGCACGCGGTCACCGAGAAGGGCCACGGTTACCCGCCCGCGGTGAACCACGAGGCCGACCAGATGCACCAGACCGACCCGATCGACCCGGAAACCGGCCTGCCCAAGCCGAAGGGCCTGAGCTGGACCGCGGTGTTCGGGGACGAGCTGGCGCGCATCGGCGAGGAGCGCGAGGACGTCGTGGCGATCACCGCCGCGATGCTGCGCTCGACGGGGCTGCACGAGTTCGCCGAGCGGCACCCGGACCGCTGGTTCGACGTGGGCATCGCCGAGCAGCACGCCCTGACCTCGGCCGCCGGCCTCGCGATGGGCGGCATGCACCCGGTGGTCGCGGTGTACTCGACGTTCCTCAACCGGGCGTTCGACCAGCTGCTGATGGACGTCGCGCTGCACCGCCAGCCGGTCACGCTGGTGCTGGACCGGGCCGGCATCACCGGGCCGGACGGGCCGAGCCACCACGGCATGTGGGACCTGTCGCTGCTGGGCATGGTGCCCGGCATCCGGGTCGCCGCGCCGCGCGACGCGCAGACGCTGCGTGAGGAGCTGCGCGAGGCGGTGGCGGTGTCCGACGGGCCGACCGCGCTGCGGTTCTCCAAGGGCAGCGTCACCGAGTCGGTGCCCGCGGTGGAGCGGATCGGCGTGATCGACGTGCTGCGGCGGCCGCGGGAAGGCGCGGGCGCCGACGTGCTGCTGGTCGCGGTGGGTGCGTTCGCGCCGCTCGGGCTGGCCGCCGCCGAACGGCTGGCCGACCAGGGCATCGGCGTCACCGTCGTCGACCCGCGATGGGTGCTGCCGGTGCCGCGCGAGCTGGTCGGCCTGGCGAGTGAGCACCGGCTGGTCGTGACGGTCGAGGACAGCGGCAGGCACGGCGGTTTCGGCAGCGCGCTGGCATCCGTGCTGCGGGACGCCGAGTGCGACGTGCCGCTGCGCGACCTGGCCGTGCCGCAGGAGTTCCTGCCGCACGCTTCGCGCGAAGAGGTGCTCGCCAGCGTGGGCCTGACGGCGCAAGACGTCGCGCGGCGCGTGACGGAGTGGGCGTCGAACCTGATCGGCGAGGCGCAGCCGGCCGCGGCGGAGGCCCCGACCGAGTGA
- a CDS encoding formylglycine-generating enzyme family protein, with amino-acid sequence MKMIAVPGGSVRVSDRRTQRSWSVEVAPFRMAAHHVTQAQYAAVTGSSPSASRGPELPVESVTWAEAARFCNALSVHEGLSPVYSFGAAVEWDRAADGYRLPTEAEWEHACRAGTDGPRYGDLDEIAWHRGNSGERIHDVGGKRPNAWGLHDMIGNAWDWCWDVYDAQVYGPYRVLRGGGWFDEHWSCRASVRRRSHPSYRSDDVGFRVVRSQ; translated from the coding sequence GTGAAGATGATCGCCGTTCCGGGCGGGAGCGTGAGGGTGTCCGACCGGCGGACGCAGCGGAGCTGGTCCGTCGAGGTCGCGCCCTTCCGGATGGCGGCGCACCACGTGACGCAGGCGCAGTACGCGGCCGTGACCGGTTCCAGTCCCAGCGCTTCCCGGGGCCCGGAACTGCCGGTGGAGAGCGTGACGTGGGCGGAAGCAGCGCGGTTCTGCAACGCGTTGTCCGTCCACGAGGGACTGTCCCCGGTGTACTCGTTCGGGGCCGCCGTGGAGTGGGACCGGGCCGCGGACGGCTACCGCCTGCCCACCGAGGCGGAGTGGGAGCACGCCTGCCGCGCCGGAACGGACGGCCCGCGTTACGGCGACCTCGACGAGATCGCTTGGCACCGCGGCAATTCCGGCGAGCGGATCCACGATGTCGGCGGGAAACGCCCGAACGCGTGGGGGTTGCACGACATGATCGGCAACGCGTGGGACTGGTGCTGGGACGTCTACGACGCCCAGGTGTACGGCCCGTACCGCGTCCTGCGTGGCGGCGGCTGGTTCGACGAGCACTGGAGCTGCCGCGCCTCCGTCCGGCGCCGCAGCCACCCGTCCTACCGCAGCGACGACGTCGGGTTCCGCGTGGTCCGCTCCCAATGA
- a CDS encoding NmrA family NAD(P)-binding protein produces the protein MIVVTAPTGRIGRQLTESLLAADAPVRVIVRDPSRLTAAVREKAEVVTGSHGDPEVVGKAFADADAVFWLLPPNHSADSLDAAFLDFTRPACEVFRGRDLRVVGVSAVGRGVAVNAGHVSASLAMDDLIASTGVRYRALTMPTFMDNLLWQVPSIARDGVFAEMAVPDHRRPLCATKDIADAAARLLLDDSWSGHGEVPVLGPEDLTYLEVAEIMSDVLGRPVRFEQLSAEALKASLRQRGWSEAMAQAMIDMATAKNAGLDNAEPRTPEATTPTTFRQWCEEVLRPAVASAG, from the coding sequence ATGATCGTGGTAACCGCACCCACCGGCCGGATCGGCCGGCAGCTCACCGAATCCCTGCTCGCCGCGGACGCGCCGGTCCGTGTCATCGTGCGCGACCCGTCCCGGCTCACCGCGGCGGTCCGCGAGAAGGCCGAGGTCGTCACCGGGTCGCACGGCGACCCCGAGGTCGTCGGCAAGGCGTTCGCGGACGCCGACGCGGTCTTCTGGCTCCTCCCGCCCAACCACTCCGCCGACAGCCTGGACGCGGCGTTCCTGGACTTCACCCGGCCCGCGTGCGAGGTGTTCCGCGGCCGGGACCTGCGTGTGGTCGGGGTGTCGGCCGTCGGCCGCGGCGTGGCGGTCAACGCCGGGCACGTGTCGGCGTCGCTGGCGATGGACGACCTGATCGCGAGCACCGGCGTCCGGTACCGCGCGCTGACGATGCCGACCTTCATGGACAACCTCCTCTGGCAGGTGCCGTCGATCGCGCGGGACGGGGTCTTCGCCGAGATGGCCGTCCCGGACCACCGGCGGCCGCTGTGCGCGACGAAGGACATCGCCGACGCCGCCGCCCGGCTGCTGCTCGACGATTCGTGGAGCGGGCATGGCGAGGTTCCGGTGCTCGGGCCGGAGGACCTGACCTACCTGGAGGTGGCGGAGATCATGTCGGACGTGCTGGGCAGGCCGGTGCGGTTCGAGCAGCTCTCGGCCGAGGCACTGAAGGCGAGCCTGCGGCAGCGGGGCTGGTCGGAGGCGATGGCACAGGCCATGATCGACATGGCGACGGCCAAGAACGCGGGCCTGGACAACGCGGAACCACGCACGCCGGAAGCCACCACGCCGACGACGTTCCGCCAGTGGTGCGAGGAGGTTCTGCGGCCGGCAGTAGCATCCGCCGGGTGA
- a CDS encoding LysR family transcriptional regulator, with translation MDLDLRKLRYFTAVAEHGHFGRAAERLHIAQPVLSRQIRALERELGCELLERTTRSVRLTAAGEQLYADAPSVLAAAVAATRRAYGAARGARRLVLGFAPGLTVSPAVRAFAQAHPDVEVELLHLNWFEQAEAMRDGRADVGYLRQPFDPAGLKTLRVGSEPKVVCLPAAHPLAARRRVRHADLDGEHVIDAQTRRISTIEEKLELVAAGLGITMIPRSVARYYSRPDVIHRTISDAEEFEICLAVADGHRRPHLEDFVTIAARVLSG, from the coding sequence ATGGATCTGGACCTGCGCAAGCTGCGGTACTTCACCGCCGTCGCCGAGCACGGGCACTTCGGCCGCGCGGCCGAGCGGCTGCACATCGCGCAGCCGGTGCTGAGCAGGCAGATCCGCGCGCTGGAACGGGAATTGGGCTGCGAGCTGCTGGAGCGCACCACGCGTTCGGTGCGGCTGACGGCGGCCGGTGAGCAGCTGTACGCGGACGCGCCCAGTGTGCTGGCGGCGGCGGTCGCCGCGACGCGCCGGGCGTACGGCGCGGCGCGGGGCGCGCGGCGGCTGGTGCTCGGGTTCGCGCCGGGGCTGACCGTCTCGCCCGCGGTCCGGGCGTTCGCGCAGGCGCACCCGGACGTCGAGGTCGAACTGCTGCACCTCAACTGGTTCGAGCAGGCCGAAGCGATGCGTGACGGCCGCGCCGACGTCGGGTACCTGCGGCAGCCGTTCGACCCCGCCGGTCTGAAGACCCTCCGCGTCGGCAGCGAGCCGAAGGTCGTGTGCCTGCCCGCCGCGCACCCACTGGCCGCGCGGCGACGCGTGCGGCACGCCGACCTGGACGGCGAGCACGTCATCGACGCGCAGACCAGGCGGATCAGCACGATCGAGGAGAAGCTGGAACTCGTCGCGGCCGGTCTCGGCATCACGATGATCCCGCGCAGCGTGGCGCGCTACTACTCGCGGCCGGACGTGATCCACCGGACCATCAGCGACGCCGAGGAGTTCGAGATCTGTCTCGCCGTCGCCGACGGGCACCGGCGCCCGCACCTGGAAGACTTCGTCACGATCGCGGCGCGCGTGCTGTCCGGATAG
- a CDS encoding purine-cytosine permease family protein, with translation MDATTAPPVQRQATKETLEDYTLRFAPRTYRRWTPAVVGASALGGIAYMADFSIGAGIGLTHGTGNALLAIGVAAVVIFVTGFPLAYYGARYNIDLDLITRGSGFGYYGSVITSVIFASFTFIFFATEGSIMAQGLRFALGLPLWLGYLASTLVIIPLVIYGMKALAKLQSWTNPLWLLLMVAPLVFLIVQDPDSVSRWLSHEGTGGSGLSTAAVMLGAGVCLSLMGQIGEQIDYLRFMPPRTAENRRAWWTSVVLAGPGWVLFGAVKQAIGVFMAVYVLDAVGAAAAVEPIEQFTGVFKQMMPPWLVVPLALVLVVLSQVKINVTNAYSGSLAWTNSFTRVTKHYPGRLVFVLVNLAIALVLMEANMFSFLNNVLSFYSNCAMAWVVTVATDIGVNKYLLKLSPKQPEFRRGMLYAVNPVGVVSFLASSVLSIGVYFGLFGDAIQPYSPLVAVVIAVVLTPLVAILTRGRYYLRRTDDGITEPLLDADGNPSGTRYDCAVCGEPYERPDMTASAAGGTICSLCLSTDRTGTHVLPA, from the coding sequence ATGGATGCGACGACGGCTCCACCGGTTCAGCGTCAGGCCACCAAGGAAACCCTGGAGGACTACACCCTTCGCTTCGCGCCGCGGACCTACCGCCGGTGGACGCCGGCGGTCGTCGGGGCCTCCGCGCTCGGCGGCATCGCCTACATGGCCGACTTCTCGATCGGCGCAGGCATCGGCCTGACGCACGGCACCGGCAACGCCCTGCTCGCGATCGGCGTGGCGGCGGTCGTCATCTTCGTCACCGGCTTCCCGCTGGCCTACTACGGCGCGCGCTACAACATCGACCTCGACCTCATCACCCGCGGCTCCGGCTTCGGCTACTACGGCTCGGTCATTACCAGCGTCATCTTCGCCAGCTTCACGTTCATCTTCTTCGCCACCGAGGGCTCGATCATGGCCCAGGGGCTCCGCTTCGCGCTGGGCCTGCCGCTGTGGCTGGGGTACCTGGCATCCACTTTGGTCATCATCCCGCTGGTGATCTACGGCATGAAAGCGCTTGCGAAGCTGCAGAGCTGGACCAACCCGCTGTGGCTGCTGCTGATGGTCGCGCCGCTGGTGTTCCTCATCGTCCAGGACCCGGATTCGGTGTCGCGCTGGCTGTCCCACGAAGGCACCGGCGGTTCCGGCCTGAGCACGGCGGCAGTGATGCTCGGCGCGGGCGTGTGCCTGTCGCTGATGGGGCAGATCGGCGAGCAGATCGACTACCTGCGCTTCATGCCGCCGCGCACGGCCGAGAACCGGCGCGCCTGGTGGACGTCGGTCGTGCTGGCCGGGCCCGGCTGGGTGCTGTTCGGCGCGGTCAAGCAGGCGATCGGCGTGTTCATGGCCGTCTACGTCCTCGACGCCGTCGGCGCGGCGGCCGCGGTCGAGCCGATCGAGCAGTTCACCGGCGTGTTCAAGCAGATGATGCCGCCGTGGCTGGTCGTCCCGCTGGCGCTCGTGCTGGTCGTGCTCAGCCAGGTGAAGATCAACGTCACCAACGCCTACTCCGGGTCGCTGGCGTGGACGAACTCGTTCACCCGCGTCACCAAGCACTACCCGGGGCGCCTGGTCTTCGTGCTGGTCAACCTCGCGATCGCGCTGGTCCTGATGGAGGCGAACATGTTCAGCTTCCTCAACAACGTGCTCAGCTTCTACTCCAACTGCGCGATGGCCTGGGTCGTCACGGTCGCCACCGACATCGGGGTCAACAAGTACCTGCTCAAGCTGTCGCCGAAGCAGCCGGAGTTCCGGCGCGGCATGCTCTACGCGGTCAACCCGGTCGGTGTGGTGTCCTTCCTGGCCTCGTCAGTCCTGTCCATCGGGGTCTACTTCGGACTGTTCGGGGACGCGATACAGCCGTATTCGCCGCTGGTGGCGGTGGTGATCGCGGTGGTGCTGACCCCGCTGGTGGCGATCCTGACCCGCGGCCGGTACTACCTACGCCGCACCGACGACGGCATCACCGAGCCGCTGCTGGACGCCGACGGCAACCCGAGCGGCACCCGCTACGACTGCGCGGTGTGCGGCGAGCCCTACGAGCGCCCGGACATGACGGCGAGCGCGGCCGGCGGCACGATCTGCTCGCTGTGCCTGAGCACCGACCGCACGGGCACGCACGTGCTCCCCGCCTAG